Part of the Silurus meridionalis isolate SWU-2019-XX chromosome 29, ASM1480568v1, whole genome shotgun sequence genome, TCTATCATCACAGAGAACTGTCAAGAACGTTTGACCTGTCTTCCATctggacatttaaaaaaagaaagtataatTTGTGAAAGTAATGAGGTATGCGGAATTAGGAATGGTGTTCGTGGATGCTACCCAAGGCAGTGCCGTTTGGAGGCTAGTGGCTCCTTTAGCCTTTTCAGTGGAGAAACCTGGGGCATCACATCTGTAGGAGCCTATGAGCTAGTGAAAGTTTGTGATGGTGCTCTTGAAGCTGAATGGTTCAGAGTGGTGGTTGAGTTAGGACCTTCTGGAAGCGAAAGCAGTGTTCTGGCTGTGTATGTCTACTTTAAAGACATCTTTATTACTGTCACCAGCAAGCAGGACACTTGGGTATGTATCCTAAATGCAATTCTAAAGcactcattatatatatatatatatatatatatatatatatatatatatatatatatatatatatatatatatatatatacttatataaaatataaaatctatataaaaaacaatttatatacaataaagCTAGAATAAGGCATAATGCCAGTTCTAATCCAGATGTAGTTTAAGTTGCAACTTCCCTAGCTTCTCCAAAGTGTCTAAAAGATAATTCAAGGATTATGATCTGCAAAAAATTTACATGGAatgtgaaaacataaaaaaactgtGTCTGCAAACAagatacattttacaaaatttgttttgtatttgggAGTTGTgttaatcataaaataaatatacattgaaCAGAAAGATTGAACTCTAaccctagttttttttttctaaaagaaaataagaaattaaCTGATTTAGACAAATGTtgcaaaagcaaaataaaatataccttAAAACAATGTCaatttattaagaaaaatacacaaacattttgttttgcaaaagtttaatttatttaaagtaaaagaaagttaaatttaaaattattaacttATCAATAATTCTGAcagattttatattatattataatttacatcatatataaattatattttattatatgtatttgttttgttttgtttttcagatcaATGGAAAACTTGTCACTCTGCCACAGCAGCTGAACAATGAAGTGACGGTTCAGTTAACTAAAGAAACACTCACAATTGAAAAGAAGGATAGCTTGAGAGTGTCTTTTAGTCTTTCA contains:
- the LOC124381831 gene encoding IgGFc-binding protein-like, encoding MSDCQTFGVMVENWRTPTFCPLTCPPNTVYEICAKACDTPCPGLSGVMKCNIQTCAEGCMCKPGFFNNGTGCVTADQCGCYEDGHTYKIGESIITENCQERLTCLPSGHLKKESIICESNEVCGIRNGVRGCYPRQCRLEASGSFSLFSGETWGITSVGAYELVKVCDGALEAEWFRVVVELGPSGSESSVLAVYVYFKDIFITVTSKQDTWINGKLVTLPQQLNNEVTVQLTKETLTIEKKDSLRVSFSLSLGLELSLSYEMSQKVCGACGSDNKMFNVQHQGLMNILLYGEHLTFQVPFVKFPV